One window from the genome of Cryobacterium sp. GrIS_2_6 encodes:
- a CDS encoding 3-beta hydroxysteroid dehydrogenase, producing the protein MREAASASDGVIHLAYKHDFSDMAGAGATERATIEMFGDTLGGSDRPLLFASGVAGLAPDKLATEDDAVPFSGPEAPRGGAEALALSYADRGIRSVALRFSPTVHGEGDHGFMQVISGIAGEKGISGYVGDGSSRWPAVNRLDAARMVALALAKAPAGSRMHGVSEEGISALEIATAIGESRGIPTVSISPEDAAAHFGWIGMFFGLDVPTSSARTQDLLGWTPTHPGLVADIKSGFYGSGRPGQ; encoded by the coding sequence ATGCGCGAGGCGGCGTCGGCGTCGGACGGCGTCATTCATCTGGCATACAAGCACGATTTCTCCGATATGGCTGGTGCCGGTGCGACCGAGCGAGCCACCATCGAGATGTTCGGGGACACCCTCGGCGGCTCGGATCGCCCGCTTCTGTTCGCGTCGGGTGTTGCAGGGCTCGCGCCAGACAAGCTCGCAACCGAGGACGACGCGGTTCCGTTCAGCGGCCCCGAGGCACCGCGTGGGGGCGCCGAGGCGCTCGCGCTTTCCTACGCCGACCGCGGAATCCGCTCCGTCGCCCTACGTTTCTCCCCGACAGTCCACGGTGAAGGCGACCACGGTTTCATGCAGGTCATCTCAGGAATCGCCGGCGAAAAGGGTATCTCCGGCTATGTCGGTGACGGTTCCAGCCGCTGGCCCGCCGTGAATCGTCTTGACGCAGCGAGGATGGTCGCACTCGCACTCGCGAAGGCACCTGCCGGATCCCGAATGCACGGCGTCAGCGAAGAGGGCATCTCGGCGCTCGAGATTGCGACCGCAATCGGCGAGTCTCGAGGCATCCCAACGGTCTCGATTTCACCGGAAGACGCCGCCGCGCACTTCGGCTGGATCGGCATGTTCTTTGGCCTCGACGTCCCCACCTCGAGCGCCAGGACGCAGGACCTGCTCGGCTGGACACCGACGCACCCCGGTCTTGTTGCCGATATCAAGTCCGGCTTCTACGGTTCGGGTCGGCCCGGCCAGTAG
- a CDS encoding NAD-dependent epimerase/dehydratase family protein, producing MRIFITGASGWIGSAVSQEIIAAGHEVVGLA from the coding sequence ATGCGTATTTTCATCACCGGCGCTTCCGGCTGGATCGGATCTGCCGTATCCCAGGAAATCATCGCTGCCGGACACGAGGTTGTCGGTCTGGCGTGA
- a CDS encoding TetR family transcriptional regulator: MSATDISSEDRRLLLMGRWLPDAHGRLARAALELYSERGFEQTTALEIAERAGVTERTFFRYFADKREVLFQGSQELQRIILETIAETPEDVRPVDVVISAMNKVGGLVFDRAHSIRRAAIIAANPALLERELLKFSTLSAAVAGALRERGVTEPSATLAAETGVTVFKIGFERWIAGTPSEDWAECIRDTVRQLRDVTPSVIVG; encoded by the coding sequence ATGTCAGCGACCGACATCAGCTCGGAAGATCGTAGACTGCTTCTCATGGGACGCTGGCTACCGGATGCGCACGGTCGGCTCGCGCGCGCGGCACTAGAGCTCTACTCGGAGCGTGGCTTCGAGCAGACGACGGCCCTTGAGATCGCCGAACGGGCGGGTGTGACCGAGCGCACGTTCTTCCGTTACTTCGCCGACAAACGGGAGGTGCTCTTCCAGGGATCCCAGGAGCTCCAGCGCATCATCCTCGAGACCATTGCTGAGACGCCGGAAGATGTGCGACCTGTCGACGTGGTCATTTCGGCCATGAACAAGGTCGGCGGATTGGTCTTCGACCGCGCACACTCCATTCGACGGGCCGCGATCATCGCGGCCAATCCGGCACTGCTGGAGCGTGAACTGCTGAAATTCTCTACCCTGAGCGCAGCCGTCGCTGGGGCCCTGCGCGAGCGCGGTGTTACGGAGCCCTCGGCGACTCTTGCTGCCGAGACGGGCGTGACGGTCTTCAAGATCGGCTTCGAGAGATGGATCGCGGGTACGCCTTCGGAGGACTGGGCCGAGTGTATTCGTGACACCGTCCGCCAGCTTCGGGACGTCACACCCAGCGTCATCGTTGGGTAG
- a CDS encoding heme-binding protein — MTEQQPYAVVGDYDGFELRSYPEHLVAEVVTTGPFEDAGNRAFRYLFAYISGENSVRQKVAMTAPVVQAEASTKIVMTAPVVQEAVGGKPGDPDEKGAFRVAFVLPTGLTIETAPQPTSPQVRLRRVPGSVTAAVRYRGRWDEVGYARHLEMLRGAIVASGFTARGEPRFARFDPPFMPSFLRRNEVLFDVVPAKGETRP; from the coding sequence ATGACCGAACAACAGCCCTATGCGGTCGTGGGCGATTACGACGGTTTCGAGTTGCGCAGCTATCCAGAGCACCTCGTTGCGGAGGTCGTCACGACAGGGCCATTCGAAGATGCCGGCAATCGTGCATTCCGATACCTGTTCGCCTATATCAGTGGAGAGAATTCCGTTCGTCAGAAAGTCGCGATGACTGCGCCTGTTGTGCAGGCCGAGGCGTCGACGAAGATCGTGATGACCGCTCCTGTCGTTCAGGAGGCCGTCGGCGGAAAGCCAGGTGATCCTGACGAGAAGGGGGCGTTCCGCGTTGCCTTCGTGCTCCCCACGGGTCTCACGATCGAGACGGCTCCGCAACCAACCAGCCCGCAGGTGCGGCTGAGGAGGGTTCCGGGGAGCGTCACCGCAGCGGTGAGGTACCGCGGACGATGGGACGAGGTCGGCTACGCACGCCACCTCGAGATGCTCCGGGGCGCGATCGTCGCCTCAGGATTCACGGCGCGGGGAGAGCCCCGTTTCGCTCGCTTCGATCCACCGTTCATGCCCTCGTTCCTGCGTCGTAACGAGGTCCTGTTTGATGTCGTGCCCGCCAAAGGAGAGACTCGACCGTGA
- a CDS encoding MMPL family transporter, translating into MATFLSFIGRFSARHRLVVVGAWLLIFAGLIGTLVVASGQGAPGTASTSIPSTQSSQALERMSREFPDLSTSTPASLQLVFQSDTGAAVTDAAVTAQIAGVLADAATIPDIASVSDPFDTQKPYISQDGSTAVATLSFGDLSADQQKASYQAALTVQADAPDGLRVEVGGNLVPLGAPPAGIGEGVGVIVAFLVLILTFGSLLAAGVNLLIAVFGVGVGLVGVLAYGALTPIGDTTIILAPMLGLAVGIDYSLFILTRFRAELRSGRNVEDSVARATGTAGSSVVFAGLTVIIALVGLLVANISFISEMGIAAAFAILVSVLMALTLLPVLMRTLGRRVLPKKERTRRSNAFETPSDGSTDAQPPTRKGFLRRWGTFVVAHPVRSLLAGVVVLGIVAAPILSMKTAFSIPGGADPTSTQRTAYNLIIEEFGGVQSPLVVLAEADGDITAQTASVQDAVAGLPGVHMVVPGPISADGNVALLTVVPEGGPIDQQTKDLVQQIRTDADSVPGVHLEVTGETAIGIDQDQALQDALIRYLIVIVVISLVLLIVMFRSLLIPLIATLGYLLSVGASFGASVAVFQWGWLDPLIPAPQGDPMMSILPILLVGVLFGLAMDYQVFLVSRIQEMHNTGMSPKQAIIEGFSRSGPVLVAAATIMTVVFAGFATSTFPIAASIAFGLVVGVMADAFIVRLILMPALMSLLGKAAWWLPKWLDHLLPNLDMEGHALDERPDSQPDKREAILVTD; encoded by the coding sequence ATGGCCACGTTTCTTTCCTTCATCGGGCGCTTCAGCGCCCGGCATCGACTGGTGGTGGTCGGCGCCTGGCTGCTGATCTTCGCCGGCCTCATCGGCACCCTGGTCGTTGCGAGTGGCCAGGGCGCCCCCGGAACGGCCTCCACGTCGATTCCGAGCACGCAGTCCTCCCAGGCACTGGAGCGGATGAGCCGGGAATTCCCCGACCTGAGCACCAGCACGCCCGCCTCATTGCAGCTCGTCTTCCAGTCCGACACGGGGGCCGCCGTCACGGATGCCGCCGTCACCGCTCAGATCGCCGGCGTACTGGCCGACGCCGCGACCATCCCGGACATCGCGTCCGTCAGCGACCCGTTCGACACGCAGAAGCCGTACATCTCCCAGGACGGGAGCACCGCCGTTGCGACGCTCAGCTTCGGCGACCTCTCCGCCGACCAGCAGAAAGCCTCCTACCAGGCCGCCCTTACCGTGCAAGCGGATGCCCCTGACGGCCTCCGGGTCGAGGTCGGCGGAAACCTGGTCCCGCTCGGCGCCCCGCCCGCGGGCATCGGTGAGGGCGTCGGAGTGATCGTCGCCTTCCTCGTCCTGATCCTCACATTCGGGTCGCTCCTCGCGGCCGGGGTGAACCTCCTGATAGCCGTCTTCGGCGTCGGCGTCGGCCTCGTGGGCGTTCTCGCCTATGGGGCGCTGACCCCGATCGGCGACACGACCATCATCCTCGCGCCCATGCTCGGCCTCGCCGTCGGGATCGACTACAGCCTGTTCATCCTGACCCGGTTCCGCGCCGAGCTCCGGAGCGGCAGGAACGTCGAAGACTCCGTCGCCCGGGCAACGGGAACCGCCGGAAGCTCCGTCGTGTTCGCCGGCCTCACCGTCATCATCGCCCTGGTCGGCCTCCTCGTCGCGAACATCAGCTTCATCTCGGAAATGGGAATCGCCGCCGCCTTCGCCATCCTCGTCTCGGTGCTGATGGCCCTGACTCTCCTCCCGGTCCTGATGCGCACCCTCGGACGCCGGGTGTTGCCAAAGAAGGAACGCACCCGCCGCTCGAACGCTTTCGAGACGCCATCCGATGGTTCGACGGACGCGCAGCCCCCCACTCGGAAAGGGTTCCTCCGGCGCTGGGGGACGTTCGTCGTCGCCCATCCGGTCAGGTCGCTGCTCGCCGGCGTTGTCGTGCTCGGCATTGTCGCCGCCCCCATCCTCAGCATGAAGACCGCATTCAGCATCCCAGGCGGCGCCGACCCGACCTCGACGCAGCGGACCGCGTACAACCTCATCATCGAGGAATTCGGCGGGGTGCAAAGCCCGCTCGTCGTGCTCGCGGAAGCCGACGGCGATATCACCGCGCAGACCGCATCCGTCCAGGACGCAGTCGCCGGCCTTCCCGGGGTCCACATGGTCGTTCCCGGCCCGATCAGCGCCGACGGAAACGTCGCACTTCTGACCGTGGTCCCCGAGGGCGGCCCCATCGATCAGCAGACGAAGGACCTCGTCCAGCAGATCCGCACCGACGCCGACTCGGTGCCCGGAGTCCACCTCGAGGTCACCGGAGAGACCGCGATCGGCATCGACCAGGACCAGGCCCTCCAGGACGCCCTGATCCGGTATCTCATTGTCATCGTCGTCATTTCCCTGGTGCTCTTGATCGTCATGTTCCGGTCGCTGCTCATCCCGCTCATCGCCACTCTCGGCTACCTGCTCTCGGTCGGCGCATCCTTCGGCGCGAGCGTCGCCGTCTTCCAGTGGGGCTGGCTCGATCCACTCATCCCGGCGCCCCAGGGCGACCCGATGATGAGCATCCTGCCGATCCTGCTCGTCGGCGTGCTCTTCGGGCTCGCCATGGATTACCAGGTCTTTTTGGTGTCCCGGATCCAGGAGATGCACAACACGGGCATGTCGCCGAAGCAGGCGATCATCGAAGGCTTCTCCCGCTCGGGCCCCGTCCTGGTGGCTGCGGCAACGATCATGACCGTCGTCTTCGCAGGCTTTGCAACGAGCACCTTCCCGATCGCCGCATCCATCGCCTTCGGACTCGTGGTCGGGGTGATGGCTGACGCCTTCATCGTGCGCCTCATCCTGATGCCCGCACTGATGTCCCTGCTCGGTAAGGCCGCGTGGTGGCTGCCGAAGTGGCTCGATCACCTTCTCCCGAATCTCGACATGGAAGGCCATGCACTCGACGAGCGCCCCGATTCCCAGCCCGACAAGCGGGAAGCCATTCTCGTGACCGACTAA
- a CDS encoding response regulator transcription factor: MIVDDQEMIRVGLRAILAPEPDIDVVADAADGFEALQQIVGLSVDVVLMDIRMPGIDGVEATRRLRLDFPAEKLRIIILTTFENDENVFAALRAGANGFLSKGIGPTELVAGILDVASGGGALSAAATAALIHHVAEEHRPAVDAAMVDRFSVLTPRERDVVIAIATGRDNAQIASDMFVSPYTVKTHVNRAMMKLGARDRAQLVTFAYRAGLSA, translated from the coding sequence ATGATCGTGGACGACCAGGAGATGATCCGGGTAGGGCTGCGCGCCATCCTCGCCCCGGAGCCGGACATCGACGTTGTGGCGGATGCCGCCGACGGTTTCGAAGCGCTCCAGCAGATCGTCGGGCTGTCCGTCGACGTGGTCCTGATGGACATCCGCATGCCCGGAATCGACGGCGTCGAAGCCACCCGGCGCCTGCGCCTCGACTTTCCGGCCGAAAAACTGCGCATCATCATCCTGACCACGTTCGAAAACGACGAGAACGTCTTCGCAGCACTCCGGGCCGGCGCGAACGGTTTCCTGAGCAAGGGCATCGGACCGACCGAACTTGTGGCCGGGATCCTCGACGTCGCCTCCGGTGGCGGCGCGTTATCCGCCGCCGCAACCGCGGCGCTCATCCACCATGTCGCCGAGGAACACCGCCCGGCTGTCGACGCGGCCATGGTCGATCGCTTCTCCGTGCTCACGCCCCGCGAACGAGACGTCGTCATCGCCATCGCGACGGGGCGCGACAACGCCCAGATCGCATCCGATATGTTCGTCTCGCCATACACGGTCAAGACACACGTCAACCGGGCGATGATGAAACTCGGCGCCCGTGACCGCGCCCAGCTCGTGACCTTCGCCTACCGCGCCGGGCTCTCCGCGTAG
- a CDS encoding histidine kinase, producing MSASPRELAAYRPRWYRNPRTLDLAAVAVTLVAAATEFSVPLANGTSLFGYVPLTLSLLGVLVSRRYPWTGIVIVTLTPLLAAAVGWDPLITWTMAVFTAFSVTLRALPGVWVGLLVGPTLYFAAVMYNGIGFGSPTAFTAFAFGFMAAAAGSAVRSHDRYRNELELRTFDALAARDTEANGRVTEERLRIARDLHDVIGHEVAVLGIHLGVAEVNLPSDAAAARESLHSARTSVQSVLLETQRILHVLRSDSTEGRDSGVGLRPAPDFSGIPDLIESCRNAGVDVRADLTQAPAALDPEVSTAAFRIVQEALTNSQRHGSGPVTLRTTLAGAVLTITVSNPKTLRTAKIASSARARTGADLAPHRGYGLVGMRERAASAGGKLVVEDRDDLFQITATLRVDGGRVQ from the coding sequence ATGTCGGCCTCCCCCAGAGAACTCGCCGCCTATCGACCCCGCTGGTACCGCAATCCGCGAACGCTCGACCTAGCCGCGGTCGCGGTCACGCTCGTCGCTGCGGCGACCGAATTCAGTGTTCCCCTGGCCAACGGCACGAGCCTCTTCGGCTACGTGCCCCTGACCCTCTCTCTCCTCGGTGTCCTCGTCTCCCGACGGTACCCCTGGACCGGCATCGTGATCGTCACCCTGACTCCGTTGCTCGCGGCCGCGGTCGGCTGGGATCCGCTGATCACCTGGACCATGGCGGTGTTCACCGCCTTCTCCGTGACCTTGCGCGCACTTCCGGGCGTGTGGGTCGGTCTGCTCGTGGGACCGACCCTGTATTTCGCCGCAGTGATGTACAACGGAATCGGTTTCGGTAGCCCAACCGCGTTCACCGCGTTCGCCTTCGGCTTCATGGCCGCAGCCGCGGGGAGCGCGGTGCGCAGCCACGACCGCTATCGCAACGAGCTGGAACTGCGCACCTTCGACGCCCTCGCCGCGCGGGACACCGAGGCGAACGGCCGCGTCACCGAGGAACGCCTCCGGATCGCACGCGACCTGCACGACGTGATCGGGCACGAGGTGGCCGTCCTCGGAATTCACCTGGGCGTCGCCGAAGTGAACCTGCCGAGCGACGCCGCCGCCGCCCGCGAATCCCTGCACTCGGCGCGCACGAGTGTCCAATCCGTCCTGCTCGAGACCCAGCGTATTCTGCACGTGCTGCGCTCCGACAGCACAGAGGGCCGCGACTCGGGCGTCGGCTTGCGGCCGGCGCCGGACTTCTCCGGGATACCCGATCTCATCGAGTCCTGCCGGAACGCCGGGGTCGATGTCCGGGCCGACCTCACCCAGGCACCCGCCGCGCTCGACCCCGAAGTGAGCACCGCCGCATTCCGGATCGTGCAGGAGGCCTTGACGAATTCCCAGCGCCACGGTTCGGGACCGGTCACGCTGAGAACGACTCTGGCCGGCGCCGTCCTCACGATCACGGTCTCCAATCCGAAGACCCTGCGCACCGCGAAGATCGCCTCCTCGGCGCGGGCGCGGACGGGGGCAGACCTGGCCCCACACCGCGGTTACGGTCTCGTCGGAATGCGGGAACGCGCCGCGTCGGCCGGCGGCAAACTCGTGGTCGAGGATCGTGATGACCTCTTCCAGATCACCGCGACCCTCCGGGTCGACGGAGGCAGGGTCCAATGA
- a CDS encoding TetR/AcrR family transcriptional regulator has translation MTYCAVCNNATAQCCASCNNAFINNSSGLGLRERKRARTSEVIHVAAAELALERGLDAATIEAISDRAGVSTRTFFNYFPTKEDAVLGIDEVAVSAELDRVRGCDGDIFLALFDLITALFEATGGGIKSDLKRDVIRKYPHLMTRQMVRVAELEDRLCAIIVGWLVTDARFAEQSEAELLDEARIILGVSLATVRITMKKWAGDPDPATGPPASAAPRETYERAIATLRTVMEKLT, from the coding sequence GTGACTTATTGCGCGGTATGCAATAATGCAACCGCGCAGTGTTGCGCATCATGCAATAATGCATTCATAAACAATTCTTCCGGCCTCGGGCTCCGCGAGCGCAAGCGTGCGCGGACTTCCGAGGTCATCCACGTCGCGGCAGCGGAACTCGCACTCGAACGCGGGCTGGACGCCGCGACCATAGAGGCAATCAGCGACCGGGCCGGCGTGTCCACCCGCACGTTCTTCAACTACTTCCCGACCAAGGAAGATGCCGTCCTGGGCATTGACGAGGTCGCCGTGTCGGCCGAGCTCGACAGAGTGCGCGGATGCGACGGGGATATCTTCCTCGCCCTGTTCGACCTGATCACCGCGCTGTTCGAAGCCACAGGCGGCGGGATCAAGTCCGACCTCAAGCGCGACGTCATCCGGAAATACCCGCACCTGATGACCCGCCAGATGGTGCGCGTCGCCGAGCTCGAAGACCGCCTCTGTGCGATCATCGTCGGCTGGCTGGTCACGGACGCACGTTTCGCAGAACAGAGCGAGGCCGAGCTCCTCGACGAGGCTCGCATCATCCTCGGCGTCTCCCTCGCCACCGTGCGAATCACCATGAAGAAATGGGCGGGCGATCCGGATCCTGCTACCGGGCCACCGGCATCCGCTGCCCCCCGAGAAACGTACGAGCGCGCCATCGCGACGCTCAGAACTGTAATGGAGAAACTCACATGA
- a CDS encoding helix-turn-helix domain-containing protein, with protein sequence MPRITAPTVAEHRVRQRAALLHAARELLIAGGVSAVTPAAVGAAAGLSRPSVYEYFSSGADVLVAVIEDAFPRANAELQSALDSVTSASERLDVYVRVTLRLAAEGVHRPVAALAAAQLPAECLARLSELHREQAAPFIEALRELEVPELNITARLLGGVLQAAMAAIESGASLPVVTERTLVFVRSAVAPALEPPQ encoded by the coding sequence ATGCCCAGGATCACTGCCCCGACTGTTGCCGAGCATCGCGTTCGCCAGCGTGCAGCCCTCCTCCACGCGGCGAGGGAGCTCCTGATCGCGGGGGGAGTCAGCGCCGTCACTCCTGCAGCCGTCGGTGCTGCGGCCGGATTGTCTCGTCCCAGCGTCTACGAGTACTTCTCCTCCGGTGCGGACGTCCTGGTCGCCGTGATCGAGGATGCCTTCCCGCGGGCCAATGCGGAACTCCAGTCGGCTTTGGACTCGGTCACGTCTGCGTCGGAACGGCTCGACGTCTACGTCCGGGTGACGTTGCGGTTGGCGGCGGAGGGCGTGCACCGGCCGGTGGCGGCGCTCGCCGCAGCCCAGCTGCCTGCAGAATGCCTGGCGCGCCTATCGGAGTTGCATCGCGAACAGGCGGCACCCTTCATCGAGGCACTGCGCGAGCTCGAGGTTCCCGAGCTCAACATCACGGCCCGTCTGCTCGGGGGCGTGCTCCAGGCCGCTATGGCAGCGATCGAATCGGGCGCGTCGTTGCCCGTGGTCACTGAGCGAACCCTGGTGTTCGTCCGGTCCGCGGTGGCGCCAGCTCTCGAGCCCCCGCAGTAG
- a CDS encoding YdeI/OmpD-associated family protein — MAENSGKPILLFATVQDWEAWLEENVDHDGIRLQLVKKNSSAPGINYDEALTVALCFGWIDGQAGTHDDDYFLRAFTPRRPRSMWSQRNRDLVAQLIEAGRMRPAGFAEIERAQADGRWEAAYRHKDSPVPDDLKSALDASPSAADLFSRLSSQNRFAILFRISGVKRPATRAANIAKFVAMLERGETIYPQKP, encoded by the coding sequence ATGGCGGAAAACTCGGGCAAGCCCATCCTCTTGTTCGCCACCGTGCAGGACTGGGAAGCCTGGCTCGAGGAGAACGTCGACCACGACGGTATCCGCTTGCAGCTCGTGAAGAAGAACTCCTCCGCACCGGGCATCAACTACGACGAGGCACTCACGGTGGCGCTGTGCTTCGGCTGGATCGATGGGCAGGCCGGCACCCACGACGATGACTATTTTCTTCGCGCCTTCACCCCGCGCAGACCCCGGAGCATGTGGTCCCAGCGCAACCGGGACCTCGTCGCACAACTGATCGAAGCCGGGCGAATGCGACCGGCCGGGTTCGCCGAGATCGAGCGCGCCCAGGCCGACGGACGATGGGAAGCCGCCTACCGCCACAAGGACAGTCCGGTCCCCGATGACCTCAAGTCCGCCCTCGACGCCAGCCCGTCGGCCGCGGACCTGTTCTCGAGGCTCTCATCGCAGAACCGCTTTGCCATTCTCTTCCGCATCAGCGGTGTGAAGCGACCCGCGACCCGTGCAGCGAACATCGCCAAGTTCGTCGCCATGCTCGAACGCGGGGAGACGATCTACCCCCAGAAACCCTGA
- a CDS encoding VOC family protein, giving the protein MIGHIDEVVIDCSDPKALATFWASVLGGEPRGRDAAWWYILPPGWTQLSFQKVPEAKTVKNRLHLDVRVDDIAAATDQAERLGARRIGEAHHDTAGSFQVLQDPEGNEWCVVSPAAAHD; this is encoded by the coding sequence GTGATCGGACATATTGATGAGGTGGTCATCGACTGCAGTGACCCCAAGGCGCTCGCGACGTTCTGGGCGAGCGTGCTCGGCGGCGAACCGCGCGGTCGGGACGCGGCCTGGTGGTACATCCTGCCCCCGGGGTGGACACAACTGTCGTTCCAGAAGGTGCCTGAGGCGAAGACCGTGAAGAACCGGCTCCACCTCGACGTGCGTGTCGACGATATTGCGGCGGCGACGGACCAGGCCGAAAGGCTCGGAGCGCGCCGGATCGGTGAGGCGCATCACGATACCGCCGGATCGTTCCAGGTGTTGCAGGACCCCGAGGGCAACGAGTGGTGCGTGGTCAGCCCGGCCGCCGCGCATGACTGA
- a CDS encoding nucleotide pyrophosphohydrolase, translating to MNEFSVGDQITAFVAERDWAQFHTPENLAKSISIEAAELLECFQWDAEASPERVREELADVLTYCLLLADRIGADPNQIILDKLALTREKYPVDKARGRSTKYDAL from the coding sequence ATGAATGAATTTTCCGTCGGCGACCAGATTACGGCCTTCGTCGCGGAGCGCGATTGGGCACAGTTCCACACTCCGGAGAACCTCGCGAAGAGCATCTCCATCGAGGCCGCCGAGTTGCTGGAGTGCTTCCAGTGGGATGCCGAGGCGAGCCCCGAGCGCGTACGGGAGGAATTGGCCGATGTGCTGACCTACTGTCTCCTCCTAGCCGATCGGATCGGCGCTGATCCGAACCAGATCATCCTTGACAAACTCGCGCTGACGCGAGAGAAGTATCCGGTGGACAAGGCGCGGGGGCGAAGCACGAAGTATGACGCCCTGTGA
- a CDS encoding DUF222 domain-containing protein, translated as MRERTHPETITARHQKSVEDRHVVFQALNDGMASLSVTGDAEKVQAAYHRTLDTALSLQGPEETRTLTQLAADVLTDVLIGGVTPDGLGAGVAAQVNVTVPVLTLLGKSEEPGYLAGYGPIDPDTARRLAAGAPSFTRLLTHPETGVVLSMGRDTYKPPAALKKWLEVRDETCIFPGCRRSAKRSDLDHSIEWQHGGETDAMNLAHLCPYHHAVKSYTRWSPRHLGDGRIEWTSPAGYSYIVEPSADMRPPRKPTPVPKPPAPFVDVWNLDPTPDDPDDPTPF; from the coding sequence GTGCGGGAACGCACCCACCCGGAAACCATCACCGCGAGGCACCAGAAGAGTGTCGAAGACCGGCACGTCGTGTTCCAGGCCCTCAACGACGGGATGGCGTCGTTGTCTGTGACCGGGGACGCGGAGAAGGTGCAGGCCGCCTACCACCGCACCCTCGACACGGCGCTCTCCCTGCAGGGCCCGGAGGAAACCCGCACGCTGACCCAGCTGGCGGCAGACGTCCTCACCGACGTCCTGATCGGCGGGGTCACCCCGGACGGTCTCGGTGCCGGGGTGGCCGCGCAGGTCAACGTCACCGTTCCGGTGCTGACCTTGCTGGGGAAGAGCGAGGAACCCGGGTACCTGGCCGGGTACGGACCCATCGACCCCGACACCGCGAGGCGTCTCGCCGCCGGGGCGCCGAGCTTCACCCGGCTACTCACCCACCCGGAAACCGGCGTCGTGCTCTCGATGGGACGCGACACCTACAAACCGCCAGCAGCGCTCAAGAAATGGCTCGAGGTGCGGGATGAAACCTGCATCTTCCCGGGCTGCCGCCGCTCCGCCAAACGGTCCGACCTCGACCACAGCATCGAGTGGCAGCACGGCGGGGAGACCGACGCGATGAACCTCGCCCATCTCTGCCCGTATCACCACGCCGTGAAGAGCTACACGAGGTGGTCGCCGAGACACCTCGGCGACGGCCGCATCGAGTGGACGTCCCCGGCCGGGTACAGCTACATCGTGGAACCCTCAGCGGACATGAGACCACCCCGGAAACCCACGCCCGTACCCAAACCGCCGGCCCCGTTCGTCGATGTCTGGAACCTGGACCCCACACCCGACGACCCCGACGACCCGACGCCCTTCTAG